A segment of the Nitrosopumilus sp. genome:
GCTCATATGATCTGTTCCTTCTACAACTACATGTCTGCCGTTGTTTGATAGAGCAGCCAACTCTTTAGGAAAAGTCTCAAAGGCATCGTTAATTTCTTGCTCTGATGGCCCCACCTTGGGGAAAGCAGATGCAACATCATCTGACGCAGAAATTGAGATGATTGGCAAGTCTCCTCTGTCATAGTGTGCATTTTTTCCCTGCTCAAAAGACAATCGGAGATTGGCAATCTCTGATTTCATTGTGTCATATGGTGGGGCCCATCTATCAAAATATGCAAACATCTTTTGTCCCTCCTTGCTGACTTCAGATTCCGAAGTCTCCGAAATAGCAGTTATCAGACTGACAATCCCAATCTTGCTGGCAGTCTCTAGTAACCAAAAGTTTGCCAACAGTTCATCATTTTGCTGATATACTGCATCGCTGAACTCTTTTCCAAAGTAGTCATATTGATTATAATGACTTGAATCAATAAAGGCAATACCTGCAACCTGTTCCTCGTGTTCTGTACTGTAAATCAAACTTGTAATGCCTCCCAAGGAATGCCCTGTCAATAGTATGGGTCCATCTATTTTGGCAGTTTGTAGTAGCTGATACAATTCATCTGACATGTTTTTTGTGTTTGATGGAACGTTGTTTGGTTCGCTCCAACCTGTTCCTGCACGATCATAAGTACATGTACGAACAGTTTCAGACAGATCCTCTTGAAGAGGATAGTATAATGGGCTTGTAACACCCCCACCTGCTATAATGACAACGGTTGGTTTTTCATTATTTTCTGGACCAGTACAATACAGATGCATGTAAGTGCCATTAACAGAGTAGATTTCCCCGGGCTGATCAATCATTGGTACGGTATTGTATGCAATTTGTCCTGCAACAAGAACACCGACAACTAAAACGGAAATAACGATACCAAAATATTTGAAAAATCTTTTAATTTGCATGATATTTGTTTTTCTTCTCGTTTGTCATCGGGCATGACAAGTTCATAATCTCTTCTAATCCTTGATTCTTTGAATTTCAATCTGAATTTCAGCCTCAGCATATCCTACACTAGATATCAAAACAACTGAAAGTAAAGCAAAAACTGGAAATGCTTTCATGACTAAAATCAAGATTGATCATAGATAAATTGTACTGCTCAAAAATCTAATCAAGACTGTGACCTTTTCCATGTCTAATCCCGTTATCATATGTTGCCTCATATATGAAAAAATGATTTTTCCCTTCTAAATCATCATATGTTAATTTGAATCCAAGATGAAATTTCTTTAAATGGTTTGGATTGTAGACGGAAAAATTCCATATTTCAGATGGTCCTAAAGCTATTGGATCTCTTTCCCATTCTACAAAATTTTGTTTTTCAGTACTAAGATAAGAGAACTGTTTCACATTAAATGCAGGAATTGGGCCTCGATTAATGATGTATATTTTTACTTTCTTGTCATTTGAAAAGTCAAATGCAGATGTATGGTTGGCATGTCTAAAGAAACTAATCCAAGGTCTTTGTCTTAATGCAATATCTTTGTGATTTATTTTTGATGCTTTCCAATTTAAAACAAATGTTGATGATAGCACTATTGCAATAATTAAACTGCCTGCCAATGGAACATATGTTTCAAATTCCATTGTTATTCTTCCGTATACGTCCCACACTTAGAACACTGCGGAATTTTCATTTTGGTTGCAATCATGAACCCACATGATTTACATTTCACAATCCTTCGTTGTTCTGTTTTTTCTCTGTATTTTTCAGGTAAACCTGGATTCATCACTGGTCTTACTGTTGACAGTCTATTTAATGTATAAGCGATTATCTTATACACTAATATAGAGGATAAGATATTATCTTATACATGAAGCAAATTCAAGTAACAAAAACAACTCATTCTGCCCTGTGTGAGAAAGCCGTACACAAGGACTGCACATGTCCATGTAATGGAAAGTATCATGGCACTAAATCACCACAATCCAAGCTGATTGACACTGACTATGACACTGAATTCACTCAGATTGAAGAAGTGATCCTAGAGGAATTGTCATGAGTGCTGAATCAAAACCAATCCACACAAACGAGGAATTTGAAATAGAGACGACAAAGGAAGACGAACCAACATTGTTCAGATCAGTATCTCAACTATGGGCACACGGATTT
Coding sequences within it:
- a CDS encoding alpha/beta fold hydrolase translates to MQIKRFFKYFGIVISVLVVGVLVAGQIAYNTVPMIDQPGEIYSVNGTYMHLYCTGPENNEKPTVVIIAGGGVTSPLYYPLQEDLSETVRTCTYDRAGTGWSEPNNVPSNTKNMSDELYQLLQTAKIDGPILLTGHSLGGITSLIYSTEHEEQVAGIAFIDSSHYNQYDYFGKEFSDAVYQQNDELLANFWLLETASKIGIVSLITAISETSESEVSKEGQKMFAYFDRWAPPYDTMKSEIANLRLSFEQGKNAHYDRGDLPIISISASDDVASAFPKVGPSEQEINDAFETFPKELAALSNNGRHVVVEGTDHMSILYHEDTAQHILSLIPLIGEK